The proteins below come from a single Miscanthus floridulus cultivar M001 chromosome 1, ASM1932011v1, whole genome shotgun sequence genomic window:
- the LOC136467829 gene encoding uncharacterized protein — MASVNETPAGASTTTAFDGGKCIVNIANIPTLNGTNHRVWREKYELELALGEVDFAITSPCPTEPEDPVRGDNESDADFASRKRDHAEIRMKYDLEHRQWTLSNRKCLLVAKATIEEQIRGSIPECATAKEYLEKIKSQFTGSTKATASSLIKKLVNEKFTGGSIREHILKMNTMASKLKEMNLKEEDFLIHLIFASLPKEYDTFIVNYNMQPERWGIERLISMCAQEEERIKSSQGESAHFVKDNKRKNFNGKNSKPQGKPKWDKSSSSSSQEKKPQDSENQQYGGAEKDQCKHCFKKGHYKRDCPDFLKSLLKKGVKWDENLAKRRKND; from the exons atggcgtccgtcaacgaaactccggccggagcttcaacaactacggcgTTTGACG gaggcaaatgcattgtgaacattgccaacatcccgacactcaacggaaccaatcaccgtgtgtggcgggagaagtatgaattggaacttgcgttgggagaggtcgattttgccatcacctcaccgtgtcccactgagccagaggacccggtgagaggtgacaatgaatctgacgctgatttcgcttctcggaagcgtgatcatgctgaaataagaatgaaatatgaccttgaacataggcaatggactctctccaaccgcaagtgcctgttggtagccaaagccaccatagaagaacagataaggggctcaatccctgaatgtgctactgctaaagaatatcttgagaaaatcaagagtcagtttactgggtctaccaaggccacagcaagttcactgattaagaagcttgtgaatgagaaattcactggtggtagcataagagagcacattttgaagatgaacactatggcatctaagctaaaagaaatgaatttgaaggaggaggatttcctaattcatttgatttttgcttctttgccgaaagaatatgacaccttcattgtgaactataatatgcagcctgaaagatggggcatagaaagactcatctcaatgtgtgctcaagaagaggagaggataaagtcctcacaaggtgaatctgctcattttgtgaaggacaacaaaagaaagaactttaatggcaagaattctaaaccacaagggaaacctaagtgggataagtcctcttcctccagttcacaggaaaagaaaccccaggattctgagaatcagcagtatggtggagctgaaaaagatcagtgcaagcactgcttcaagaagggacactacaagagggattgtccagacttcctgaaatctctgctaaagaaag gggttaagtgggacgagaaccttgcaaagaggagaaagaacgattaa